The following proteins come from a genomic window of Mycobacterium sp. DL:
- a CDS encoding VanW family protein produces the protein MISRTSTGSTRRRRLLLTVGVPLTVLASLYAADLMATSSKLPRGVTAAGVAIGGLTPDEAEQRIREELGSRVGQPVDVTIGAVRADVDPGVVGLNVDSRATVDQAGAQPWNPITRLTSFFVETPVGVVSTVDEQALTAALEELGDTVAEDPVEGSVTFVDGEPVSSPPRTGQRLDITAAADLIAREWAAEETLDLPVVELQPRTTRADVAIALSSVATPAVSGPVTVRGDNNTEAVITEELIAAALTFRPGNGRLSPEIDEEQIVNALRPQLDSSETPRRDADIDFTATPPLMMPAQDGRRVDYDATLTDLLSVLTSTDNREITAEYVDDKATFTLADVAELGPVEIIGEFQTSGFSSDSGRNIRRAAEQIDGIVVGPGETFSLNAATNPRNAAAGYVEAGIIENGRPARGVGGGVSQMATTLFNAAYFAGMEDIEHHEHSYYISRYPPAREATVFGDVLDVKFRNDGPTSVQIQTEWTSSSITARLIGIKRYEVTSSTSSRSRPTSPQTVTIPAGEACSASGGGPGFTVTDTRTLREIASGRTRTETHTVTYDPIPRVVCG, from the coding sequence GTGATCAGTCGCACGAGCACCGGATCGACGCGGCGCCGTCGCCTGCTCCTGACCGTCGGCGTCCCGCTCACAGTGCTGGCGTCGCTCTATGCGGCCGACCTGATGGCCACCTCGTCGAAGCTACCCAGAGGTGTCACCGCGGCCGGTGTGGCGATTGGCGGCCTGACTCCCGATGAGGCCGAACAGCGCATCCGGGAGGAGCTCGGGTCGCGGGTGGGACAGCCGGTCGACGTGACGATCGGTGCGGTTCGCGCCGACGTGGACCCCGGCGTTGTCGGGCTGAACGTCGATTCGCGTGCCACCGTCGACCAGGCGGGCGCGCAACCGTGGAACCCGATCACCCGACTCACGTCGTTCTTCGTGGAGACCCCGGTCGGCGTGGTCTCCACGGTGGACGAACAGGCCCTGACCGCTGCGCTCGAAGAGCTCGGAGACACCGTCGCCGAGGACCCGGTCGAGGGCTCGGTGACGTTTGTCGACGGCGAACCCGTGTCGTCGCCTCCCCGAACCGGCCAACGGCTCGACATCACCGCCGCCGCCGATCTGATCGCCCGCGAATGGGCTGCGGAAGAGACCCTCGACCTGCCGGTGGTCGAACTGCAGCCGCGCACCACTCGCGCCGACGTCGCCATCGCGCTCAGCAGCGTCGCCACCCCTGCCGTATCCGGACCGGTCACCGTCAGAGGCGACAACAACACCGAGGCGGTGATCACCGAGGAGCTCATCGCAGCAGCCCTGACGTTCCGGCCCGGCAACGGGCGGCTCTCTCCGGAGATCGACGAGGAACAGATCGTCAACGCCCTACGCCCCCAGCTTGATTCGTCGGAGACCCCACGGCGCGACGCCGACATCGACTTCACCGCCACCCCGCCGCTCATGATGCCCGCGCAGGACGGCCGCAGAGTCGACTACGACGCCACCCTGACCGATCTGCTCTCGGTGCTCACCAGCACCGACAACCGGGAGATCACCGCGGAGTACGTGGACGACAAGGCCACGTTCACCCTCGCCGATGTTGCCGAACTCGGCCCCGTCGAGATCATCGGCGAGTTCCAGACGAGCGGGTTCTCGAGCGACTCGGGCAGGAACATCCGGCGCGCTGCCGAACAGATCGACGGGATCGTGGTCGGGCCCGGAGAAACGTTCAGCCTCAACGCAGCAACCAATCCGCGCAACGCCGCAGCCGGCTACGTCGAGGCCGGAATCATCGAGAACGGCAGGCCCGCCCGCGGTGTCGGTGGCGGCGTCTCGCAGATGGCGACCACTCTGTTCAACGCCGCGTACTTCGCCGGGATGGAGGACATCGAGCACCACGAGCACAGCTACTACATCAGTCGCTACCCGCCCGCCCGGGAAGCGACGGTGTTCGGCGACGTCCTCGACGTCAAGTTCCGCAACGACGGTCCGACATCGGTTCAGATTCAGACCGAGTGGACGTCGAGTTCGATCACCGCCCGGCTGATCGGCATCAAACGCTACGAGGTCACGTCGTCGACGAGTTCGCGCAGCCGCCCGACGAGCCCGCAGACCGTCACGATCCCCGCCGGGGAGGCCTGCAGCGCCAGCGGCGGCGGGCCTGGGTTCACCGTCACCGACACCCGCACCCTGCGCGAGATCGCCAGCGGACGCACCAGGACCGAGACCCACACCGTCACCTATGACCCGATTCCCAGGGTGGTGTGCGGCTGA
- a CDS encoding S9 family peptidase, giving the protein MTAPPTLIAVDELFGLPTRSRALLSPDGTKVAYLAPWRGRLNVFIRAVDSDWSVSDDAKDVDAQRITSETRRNIEAFFWSTAGGYLLFQQDTDGDENWHLHRADPHHPDEPTVDLTPFDGVRLLGVQLPPDRPGTAFVQLNKRRRDVADLYELDLATGRLTLIAENPGDVQSWLRTPDRLLVFTMEDGGDHALSEWIRGHRLPISRFAGADAMFGVNPAALTPDGNGLWIGSSRGSDRTRLVRVDLTTGEQIGVDSHPVFDLDTPRPEADPRFPSSLILHPGTGELLGARYLGARQEIHTLDPHFAAVLPRLEELSDGDLAHVSCDATAQRWVVDFTHDRDPGVTWFYDHATGHARRLFRPFAHLDPQQLAPVTPISLTARDGLTLPCHITLPVGLEPHDLPTVLLVHGGPWYRDSWCFDPEVQLLANRGYAVLQVNFRGSTGYGKAHTQAAIGQFAGRMHDDLIDALDWAIGRGYTDPDRVAIYGCSYGGYAALVGAAFTPDRFAAAISYTGMSDLVDLVESVVPFAKRSVENSYLRYIGDPDDPRQAADMGARSPVSRVDDITAPVLLIHGANDVRVDRRHSDRIVEALRSRGAQVEYLLNKTEGHWFINPDSNIELYSTLERFLARHLGGRSASACG; this is encoded by the coding sequence ATGACCGCCCCGCCGACGTTGATCGCTGTCGACGAGCTTTTTGGACTCCCCACCCGGAGCCGAGCCCTCCTGTCCCCCGATGGGACCAAGGTCGCCTACCTCGCCCCATGGCGCGGTCGACTGAACGTGTTCATCCGTGCTGTGGACTCGGACTGGTCCGTCTCAGACGACGCGAAAGACGTTGACGCCCAGCGCATCACCTCCGAAACCCGGCGCAACATCGAGGCCTTCTTCTGGTCCACCGCGGGCGGTTACCTACTGTTCCAACAGGACACCGATGGCGACGAGAATTGGCATCTCCATCGCGCCGACCCGCACCACCCGGACGAGCCCACGGTCGATCTGACTCCCTTTGACGGCGTGCGGTTGTTGGGGGTGCAACTCCCGCCGGACCGACCCGGGACGGCTTTTGTGCAGCTCAACAAGCGCCGCCGTGACGTCGCCGACCTGTACGAACTCGACCTCGCGACCGGCCGGCTGACCCTGATCGCGGAGAACCCCGGTGACGTGCAGTCCTGGCTGCGCACCCCGGACCGGCTGCTGGTCTTCACCATGGAGGACGGCGGTGACCATGCGCTCTCGGAGTGGATCAGGGGCCACCGGCTCCCGATCAGCCGGTTCGCCGGCGCCGACGCCATGTTCGGCGTGAATCCGGCCGCGCTGACCCCCGACGGGAACGGACTGTGGATCGGCTCGTCACGCGGTTCGGACCGCACCCGTCTGGTCCGGGTCGACCTGACCACGGGCGAGCAGATCGGGGTGGACAGCCACCCGGTGTTCGACCTGGACACACCGCGCCCCGAGGCCGATCCGCGTTTTCCGTCGTCGCTGATCCTGCACCCGGGCACCGGGGAACTACTCGGCGCCCGATACCTCGGAGCGCGTCAGGAGATCCACACGCTCGACCCCCACTTCGCCGCGGTGCTGCCGCGGCTCGAGGAGTTGTCCGACGGCGATCTGGCGCACGTGTCCTGCGATGCCACGGCGCAGCGATGGGTGGTGGACTTCACCCACGACCGCGATCCCGGTGTCACATGGTTCTACGACCACGCCACGGGCCACGCGCGGCGACTCTTCAGGCCGTTCGCTCACCTCGACCCGCAACAGCTGGCCCCGGTGACCCCGATCAGCCTGACCGCGCGCGACGGGCTGACCCTGCCCTGCCACATCACGCTGCCGGTCGGACTCGAACCACACGACCTCCCGACCGTGCTGCTGGTGCACGGCGGTCCGTGGTACCGCGACAGCTGGTGCTTCGACCCGGAGGTCCAGCTTCTGGCCAACCGCGGATACGCGGTGCTGCAGGTCAACTTTCGGGGTTCGACCGGCTACGGCAAGGCCCACACCCAGGCCGCGATCGGGCAGTTCGCCGGACGGATGCACGACGACCTCATCGACGCCCTCGACTGGGCCATCGGGCGCGGCTACACCGACCCGGACCGGGTCGCGATCTACGGCTGCTCTTACGGCGGTTACGCCGCGCTCGTCGGGGCCGCGTTCACCCCCGACCGGTTCGCCGCGGCGATCAGTTACACCGGGATGTCCGACCTCGTCGACCTGGTCGAGTCTGTTGTTCCCTTCGCCAAGCGCAGTGTCGAGAACAGCTACCTGCGCTACATCGGTGACCCGGACGATCCCCGCCAGGCGGCCGACATGGGTGCCCGGTCCCCCGTCAGCCGGGTCGACGACATCACGGCACCGGTGCTGCTGATCCACGGTGCCAATGATGTTCGTGTCGACCGCCGCCACTCCGACCGCATCGTCGAGGCGCTCCGCTCCCGCGGCGCGCAGGTCGAGTACCTGCTGAACAAGACCGAGGGGCACTGGTTCATCAATCCGGACAGCAACATCGAGCTGTACAGCACTCTCGAGCGTTTCCTCGCCCGACATCTGGGTGGGCGATCGGCATCTGCCTGTGGATAA
- a CDS encoding lycopene cyclase family protein gives MDVLVVGGGPAGMALAGSCARLGLATGLLDPSPDQPWTATYGMWSRELPADLPASVVAARTPGRAIALTEHQLGWDYAVMDVPALRAHLADRLTGVQIHTGRAVGSPQAGVVALSDGSHLRASVVVDAGGRARPLDPTPSGRTPASQTAYGLIVDEAAAAPLMDSAGALFMDWRTDHGETGWPTFLYAVPLGGGQVLLEETSLARRPGLPLPTLRRRLHARLAHHGVRPPADARSEKVSFRVDHPRHGGPGVLGFGAAAPLIHPATGFSLAASLQLAPQVAAALATHLSDGPEKALAVARNTVWPLDARVIHRFRRIGLEALLRMPPDEVPGFFERFFALPEPHRWTYLTARDDVRGTAAAMTCLFRQANGRLRGQLVSSAFLPAVKTNEVGT, from the coding sequence ATGGACGTGCTGGTGGTCGGGGGCGGACCCGCAGGGATGGCGTTGGCGGGGTCGTGTGCGCGACTCGGGCTGGCCACCGGCCTGCTCGACCCGTCTCCGGATCAGCCGTGGACGGCGACGTACGGGATGTGGAGCCGGGAACTTCCCGCGGATCTGCCGGCGTCGGTGGTCGCGGCCCGCACCCCCGGTCGGGCGATCGCCCTGACCGAACACCAGCTGGGCTGGGACTACGCCGTCATGGATGTGCCCGCCCTGCGTGCGCACCTCGCTGACCGGTTGACCGGGGTGCAGATCCACACCGGGCGTGCGGTCGGGTCGCCGCAGGCCGGCGTCGTTGCGTTGAGCGATGGTTCGCACCTGCGGGCCTCGGTTGTCGTCGACGCCGGAGGCCGGGCACGACCTCTGGACCCGACCCCGTCGGGCCGGACGCCTGCCAGCCAGACCGCCTACGGCTTGATCGTCGACGAAGCAGCGGCGGCTCCGTTGATGGACTCCGCCGGGGCGCTGTTCATGGACTGGCGCACCGACCACGGCGAGACCGGTTGGCCGACGTTCCTCTATGCCGTGCCACTCGGCGGCGGCCAGGTGCTGCTCGAGGAAACCTCGCTGGCACGCCGGCCGGGGCTGCCGCTTCCGACGCTGCGCCGACGGTTGCACGCACGGCTGGCCCATCACGGTGTCCGACCTCCCGCAGACGCGCGCTCGGAGAAGGTGTCGTTCCGGGTGGATCATCCGCGCCACGGCGGGCCGGGTGTGCTGGGGTTCGGTGCGGCCGCGCCGTTGATCCACCCGGCGACCGGGTTCAGTCTGGCCGCGTCCCTGCAGCTTGCGCCGCAGGTGGCCGCCGCGCTGGCCACACACCTGTCGGACGGCCCGGAAAAGGCCCTGGCCGTAGCCCGCAACACCGTCTGGCCGCTCGACGCGCGAGTGATCCACCGCTTTCGGCGGATCGGCCTGGAGGCACTGCTGCGGATGCCCCCGGATGAGGTTCCGGGCTTCTTCGAGCGCTTCTTCGCATTGCCCGAGCCCCACCGGTGGACCTACCTGACCGCCCGCGACGATGTCCGCGGCACCGCCGCCGCAATGACGTGCCTATTCCGGCAGGCGAACGGCCGGCTGCGTGGTCAGCTCGTCTCGTCGGCCTTCCTGCCTGCGGTGAAGACCAACGAGGTGGGGACATGA
- a CDS encoding ferredoxin reductase, translating into MAKNTIKTTAKVADTVRPTVAGATHHPGWHMLRTIAGRITTPLLPDDYLKLANPLWSARELRGKVVEVRRETVDSATLVIKPGWGFSFDYQAGQYVGIGLLVDGRWRWRSYSLTSVPEERLARSRGSRTITITVKAMPEGFLSTHLVGGVEPGTIVRLAAPQGNFVMPDPAPASVLFLTAGSGITPVISMLRTLARRGQLGDVVHVHSAPTESDVLFAEELSQLTNRHDGYKLTVRATRTEGRLDLARLAEVVPDWRERQTWACGPEAMLGSAERTWVAAGIADNLHLERFAAARTAVHGSGGTVEFARAGKTTTVDAATSLMDAGEAAGVQMPFGCRMGICQSCVVGLLKGHVRDLRTGVEHEPGTRVQTCISAASGDCVLDA; encoded by the coding sequence ATGGCCAAGAACACCATCAAGACCACGGCCAAGGTCGCCGACACCGTCCGGCCCACCGTCGCCGGTGCCACCCATCACCCGGGCTGGCACATGCTGCGCACCATCGCCGGCCGAATCACCACGCCGCTGCTGCCCGACGACTATCTCAAGCTCGCAAACCCGCTGTGGTCCGCCCGCGAGTTGCGCGGCAAGGTGGTCGAGGTGCGCCGGGAAACCGTCGACTCGGCCACCCTGGTCATCAAGCCCGGCTGGGGGTTCTCGTTCGACTACCAGGCGGGTCAGTACGTCGGCATCGGCCTGCTGGTCGATGGACGCTGGCGCTGGCGGTCGTATTCACTGACCAGTGTTCCGGAAGAGCGCCTGGCCCGCAGCAGGGGCTCGCGCACCATCACGATCACCGTCAAGGCCATGCCCGAGGGTTTTCTGTCGACCCACCTGGTCGGCGGGGTCGAACCCGGCACGATCGTGAGACTCGCTGCGCCGCAAGGCAATTTCGTGATGCCGGACCCGGCGCCGGCGTCGGTGTTGTTCCTCACCGCAGGTTCGGGCATCACGCCGGTGATCTCGATGCTGCGCACATTGGCCCGCCGCGGCCAGCTCGGCGACGTCGTGCATGTGCATTCGGCGCCGACGGAATCCGACGTGCTGTTCGCCGAGGAGCTTTCACAGCTGACGAATCGGCACGACGGTTATAAGCTGACGGTTCGCGCCACCCGCACCGAAGGCCGGCTTGATCTCGCCCGCCTCGCCGAGGTGGTTCCCGATTGGCGGGAGCGTCAGACCTGGGCGTGTGGACCGGAGGCGATGCTCGGCTCCGCGGAGCGGACCTGGGTGGCGGCCGGCATCGCCGACAACCTGCATCTGGAGAGGTTTGCCGCCGCGCGCACCGCGGTACACGGAAGCGGCGGCACGGTCGAGTTCGCACGCGCGGGCAAGACGACCACCGTGGACGCAGCGACATCGTTGATGGATGCCGGCGAAGCGGCCGGCGTGCAGATGCCGTTCGGCTGCCGAATGGGAATCTGCCAGTCGTGCGTGGTGGGCCTGCTCAAGGGGCACGTGCGCGACCTGCGCACCGGGGTCGAACACGAACCCGGCACCCGCGTGCAGACCTGCATCTCTGCCGCATCGGGCGACTGTGTGCTCGACGCATAA
- a CDS encoding fatty acid desaturase, whose protein sequence is MAITDVPEFVHLTDADIDNLAHELDAIRQDIEDSRGARDARYIRRTIGFQRALEVAGRLMLAGSSKRSYWWAGTATLGVAKIIENMEIGHNVMHGQWDWMNDPEIHSSTWEWDMSGASKHWRFTHNFMHHKYTNILGMDDDVGYGVIRVTRDQRWKPANLYGNLLFNTLLAIGFEWGVGLQHLELGKIFQGRDDRKATLERVKEFGVKAGHQVAKDYVVYPALTSLSPGATFTSTLKANAVANVIRNVWANAVIFCGHFPDGAEKFTKTDMIGESRGQWYLRQMLGSANFENGPALRFMSGNLCYQIEHHLYPDLPSNRLHEISFRVKEICDKYDLPYTTGSFLVQYGKSWRTIAKLSLPDRFLRDTADDAPETRSERMFAELDSGERRGLKSAIAAVRARRRAKAVQKATAKRDDLAA, encoded by the coding sequence ATGGCAATCACCGACGTACCCGAATTCGTCCACCTGACGGACGCGGACATCGACAACCTGGCGCACGAACTGGATGCGATCCGCCAAGACATCGAAGACTCCCGCGGCGCGCGCGACGCGCGCTACATCCGCCGCACCATCGGTTTCCAGCGCGCGCTGGAGGTGGCAGGCCGGTTGATGCTGGCGGGCAGCTCCAAGCGCTCGTACTGGTGGGCCGGCACCGCAACACTGGGCGTGGCCAAGATCATCGAGAACATGGAGATCGGCCACAACGTCATGCACGGCCAGTGGGACTGGATGAACGACCCGGAGATCCATTCCTCCACGTGGGAATGGGACATGAGCGGCGCGTCCAAGCATTGGCGGTTCACTCACAACTTCATGCACCACAAGTACACCAACATCCTCGGCATGGACGACGACGTCGGCTACGGGGTCATCCGGGTGACGCGCGACCAGAGGTGGAAGCCGGCCAATCTCTACGGCAACCTCCTGTTCAACACGCTGCTGGCGATCGGCTTCGAATGGGGCGTCGGACTGCAGCACCTGGAGCTCGGCAAGATATTCCAGGGCCGCGACGACCGGAAGGCCACGCTCGAGCGCGTCAAGGAGTTCGGCGTCAAGGCCGGCCATCAGGTGGCCAAGGACTACGTCGTCTACCCCGCACTGACCTCGCTGTCACCGGGCGCGACGTTCACCTCCACACTGAAGGCCAACGCGGTGGCCAACGTCATCCGCAACGTGTGGGCCAACGCCGTGATCTTCTGCGGTCACTTCCCCGACGGCGCAGAGAAATTCACCAAGACCGACATGATCGGCGAGTCGCGGGGGCAGTGGTACCTGCGGCAGATGCTCGGAAGCGCGAACTTCGAGAACGGGCCGGCACTGCGCTTCATGAGCGGCAACCTCTGCTACCAGATCGAGCATCACCTGTACCCGGACCTGCCCAGCAACCGGCTGCACGAGATCTCGTTCCGGGTCAAGGAGATCTGCGACAAGTACGACCTGCCCTACACCACGGGATCCTTCCTGGTGCAGTACGGCAAGTCGTGGCGGACCATCGCCAAACTGTCTCTGCCCGACCGGTTCCTGCGCGACACCGCCGACGATGCACCCGAGACGCGCAGCGAGCGGATGTTCGCCGAACTGGATTCGGGCGAGCGGCGTGGTCTGAAGTCGGCCATCGCCGCGGTGCGGGCACGACGCCGCGCCAAAGCGGTTCAGAAGGCTACGGCCAAGCGCGACGACCTGGCCGCGTAG
- a CDS encoding aldo/keto reductase, producing MTHIPMIDLNDGTQIPQLGFGVFQIPPEETASAVKTALDIGYRHIDTAEMYQNEKGVGDGIRDSGVDRSEVYVTSKLNNGFHKPDDARRAFDQTLSALGFDGDDSYVDLFLIHWPLPTLYDGDFVSTWKTLEEFKKDGRARSIGVSNFQVAHLQRLAEETGTVPAVNQIEVHPYFANNAVREYGQQHRIATEAWSPIAQGKVLDDPAVARIAEATGKSPAQVVLRWHIERGDIVFPKSVTLQRIKDNFALFDFELGAEDFDAINALDKGEDGRIGPNPDTFDYVPD from the coding sequence ATGACCCATATCCCCATGATCGATCTGAACGACGGCACGCAGATTCCCCAGCTGGGTTTCGGTGTGTTCCAGATCCCGCCGGAGGAGACCGCGTCTGCGGTGAAGACGGCACTCGACATCGGCTACCGCCACATCGACACCGCGGAGATGTACCAGAACGAGAAGGGTGTCGGCGACGGCATCCGGGACTCCGGTGTCGACCGGAGCGAGGTGTACGTCACCAGCAAGCTGAACAACGGTTTCCACAAGCCGGACGACGCCCGACGGGCCTTCGACCAGACGCTGTCGGCGCTGGGATTCGACGGTGACGATTCGTATGTCGACCTGTTCCTGATCCACTGGCCGCTGCCCACGCTCTACGACGGTGACTTCGTCTCGACGTGGAAGACGTTGGAGGAGTTCAAGAAAGACGGTCGCGCACGCAGCATCGGGGTGTCGAACTTCCAGGTCGCCCATCTGCAGCGGCTCGCCGAGGAAACCGGCACGGTCCCCGCGGTGAACCAGATCGAGGTGCATCCGTACTTCGCGAACAACGCGGTTCGTGAGTACGGTCAGCAGCACAGAATCGCGACTGAGGCGTGGTCGCCGATCGCACAGGGCAAGGTGCTCGACGATCCCGCCGTCGCCCGGATCGCCGAGGCGACCGGAAAGTCACCGGCGCAGGTGGTGTTGCGGTGGCATATCGAGCGCGGCGACATCGTGTTCCCGAAATCGGTGACGCTGCAACGCATCAAGGACAACTTCGCCCTGTTCGACTTCGAGCTCGGCGCCGAGGACTTCGACGCGATCAACGCTCTGGACAAGGGTGAGGACGGCCGCATCGGACCCAACCCGGACACGTTCGACTACGTGCCCGACTGA
- the rsgA gene encoding ribosome small subunit-dependent GTPase A has product MSPREYDETDVRVRPGRTSRPRTKTRPEHADAEEAMVVAVDRGRWGCVLGRDPGRRVTAMRARELGRTPIVVGDDVDIVGDLSGRTDTLARIVRRGERRTVLRRTADDTDPSERVFVANADQLLIVVALADPPPRSGLVERALIAAYAGGLVPILCLTKTDLASATSFTAQFADLDLTIVTAGRGDELDEVVAVLTGKVTAMLGHSGVGKSTLVNRLVPEAERAIGAVTDIGRGRHTSTQSVALPLSFGGWVIDTPGIRSFGLAHIAPDDVMLAFSDLAEAIADCPRGCGHMGPPADPECALDALTGPAAGRVGAARRLLVAMREG; this is encoded by the coding sequence TTGAGTCCTCGCGAGTACGACGAGACCGATGTCCGGGTGCGTCCCGGCCGGACCTCGCGGCCGCGGACCAAGACCCGCCCCGAGCACGCCGACGCCGAAGAGGCCATGGTGGTCGCCGTGGACCGGGGCCGGTGGGGCTGTGTGCTCGGGCGTGACCCGGGCCGCCGGGTGACCGCGATGCGGGCCCGGGAGTTGGGCCGCACCCCGATCGTGGTCGGTGACGATGTCGACATCGTCGGCGATCTCTCCGGCCGCACCGACACCCTGGCCCGCATCGTCCGCCGCGGCGAACGCCGAACAGTGTTGCGGCGCACCGCCGATGACACCGACCCGTCCGAGCGGGTCTTCGTCGCCAACGCCGACCAGCTGCTGATCGTGGTGGCGCTGGCCGATCCCCCGCCGCGGTCCGGCCTGGTGGAACGCGCGCTGATCGCCGCCTACGCCGGCGGGCTGGTTCCGATTCTGTGCCTGACCAAAACCGATCTCGCATCGGCGACGTCGTTCACCGCTCAGTTCGCCGACCTCGATCTGACGATCGTCACGGCCGGGCGCGGCGACGAACTCGACGAGGTGGTGGCGGTGCTGACCGGCAAGGTCACCGCCATGCTGGGGCATTCCGGGGTGGGTAAGTCCACGCTGGTCAATCGCCTTGTCCCCGAGGCGGAGCGGGCGATCGGCGCGGTGACCGACATCGGCAGGGGCAGGCACACCTCGACCCAGTCGGTGGCGCTGCCGCTGAGCTTCGGCGGCTGGGTGATCGACACACCGGGAATCCGGTCGTTCGGTCTGGCGCACATCGCTCCCGACGATGTGATGTTGGCGTTCTCCGACCTGGCCGAAGCGATCGCCGACTGCCCGCGGGGGTGCGGCCACATGGGGCCGCCGGCAGACCCGGAATGTGCGCTCGACGCATTGACGGGGCCGGCCGCCGGACGGGTCGGCGCCGCCCGGCGGCTGTTGGTGGCGATGCGCGAAGGGTGA
- the aroA gene encoding 3-phosphoshikimate 1-carboxyvinyltransferase, which produces MSTWPAPTTATPVHATVTVPGSKSQTNRALVLAALAVAQGPSTVSGALRSRDTDLMIAALQALGVSIEASDTDPTELTVSGTLDPQPGVRIDCGLAGTVLRFLPPVAALGTATVTFDGDEQARARPIAPLLDGLRGLGVGVEGDSLPFDVRGDGAVRGGTVEIDASGSSQFVSGMLLSGALFTEGLTVVHTGEPVPSAPHVAMTVSMLRDAGVEVDDSQPDRWQVSPGRITPRHWVIEPDLSNAVPFLAAAVASGGAVRIMGWPAVSTQPADTILKILKKLGSVVRQGDSYLEVQGSTAYEGIDVDLRDVGELTPSVAALAALATPGSVSRLRGIAHLRGHETDRLAALRTELNRLGGECEETPDGLTITAQPMRAGVWRSYADHRMATAGAIVGLRVPGVEVEDIGTTAKTMPDFPHLWADMLAGQTDDLTVRD; this is translated from the coding sequence GTGAGCACCTGGCCGGCACCGACGACCGCAACTCCCGTGCACGCGACCGTGACGGTGCCCGGGTCGAAGTCGCAGACCAACCGGGCATTGGTGCTCGCTGCGCTCGCGGTCGCGCAGGGTCCGTCGACGGTCAGCGGGGCGCTGCGCAGCCGCGACACCGACCTGATGATCGCCGCACTGCAGGCGCTCGGCGTCAGCATCGAGGCCTCCGATACCGACCCCACCGAACTCACCGTCAGCGGCACGCTGGATCCGCAGCCCGGCGTTCGCATCGACTGCGGCCTGGCCGGCACCGTGCTGCGGTTCCTGCCGCCGGTGGCCGCCCTGGGCACCGCGACGGTGACCTTCGACGGTGACGAGCAGGCCCGGGCGCGCCCGATCGCACCGCTGCTCGACGGGCTGCGCGGGCTCGGTGTGGGCGTCGAGGGCGACAGCCTGCCGTTCGACGTCCGGGGCGACGGGGCGGTGCGCGGTGGCACGGTCGAGATCGACGCGTCCGGGTCTTCCCAGTTCGTGTCGGGCATGCTGCTCTCGGGGGCATTGTTCACCGAGGGGCTGACGGTCGTGCACACCGGCGAACCCGTGCCCTCGGCGCCGCACGTGGCCATGACGGTGTCGATGCTGCGCGACGCCGGCGTCGAGGTCGACGACTCCCAACCCGACCGGTGGCAGGTCTCCCCCGGCCGGATCACCCCACGCCACTGGGTCATCGAGCCCGACCTGTCCAATGCGGTGCCGTTTCTGGCCGCCGCCGTGGCCAGCGGTGGCGCGGTCCGGATCATGGGGTGGCCCGCGGTGAGCACCCAGCCCGCCGACACCATCCTGAAGATTCTGAAGAAGCTCGGTTCGGTTGTTCGGCAGGGTGATTCATATCTCGAAGTGCAGGGCTCGACAGCCTACGAAGGCATCGACGTCGACCTTCGTGATGTCGGGGAGCTGACACCGTCGGTGGCCGCGCTGGCCGCTCTCGCCACGCCGGGATCGGTGTCGCGGCTGCGCGGCATCGCCCATCTGCGTGGCCACGAGACCGATCGACTGGCCGCGTTGCGCACCGAACTCAACCGCCTCGGCGGCGAGTGCGAGGAGACGCCGGACGGGTTGACCATCACCGCGCAACCGATGCGCGCGGGCGTGTGGCGGTCCTACGCCGATCACCGGATGGCGACTGCGGGGGCGATCGTCGGGCTGCGGGTCCCCGGGGTGGAGGTCGAGGACATCGGCACCACGGCCAAGACGATGCCCGACTTCCCGCACCTGTGGGCCGACATGCTTGCCGGTCAGACCGACGACCTGACGGTCCGCGATTGA